The genomic DNA CATGTTCTGCAACCTATGGAATGGATTACAAGGGATGATGGCAGCAAGACCTTTGTTGTATATTCGCTAGGTAACTTTTTATCTGGACAAGTAAAAAATTATAAGGATATTGGTGGCATCTTAGAGATTAATATTACAAAACAACTGGTAGACAATAAATCAGTGGTAACAATTCACAATCCACAATTTACACCTACGTATGTAACAAATACAAATGTCAGGAGATTTCAAGTAGTACCACTAGAGGTTGCAGCAGCCTCTGGCACAAGATACTCTTCTTCTATATTTGAAGAAATGGCTAGCCATATGAAGCAGTGGCTTGATTAAAATTCACCTATTGTTCATTGGATACTCTACATACCTAAATGTATAATAAGGCTATACCCCTTAAGGAAGGTGTTACTTATGGAATTAATGGTGTCTGACAAGGCTGCGAAATGGTATAAGGATGAACTAAATTTACAATCTGGTGACGGTGTTCGTTTTTTTGTACGTTATGGTGGGTTTAATTCCTTACAAAGTGGCTTTTCACTTGGTGTTAGTATTGAGAAACCTGTAGAATCAGCAATAAAGGTTGAAGAAGAAGGTATAACATTTTTTGTTGAAGAAGCTGATATTTGGTATTTTGACAATCATAATCTCAAAGTAGCTTTTGATGAGAAAAAAGAAGAACCGGAATTTGAATATATATCTTAATATTAATGAAAGAAGTGATTCGTCGTGAGCGGAATCACTTCTTTTGCTGTATGAAACGTTCAATTTGCTCATGCATACCCTCCTCTTGAAGTATACTGCGTTGGCGGTCACCTAATAAATCAAAATGAGGATATGTGTCTCTTACGTGGACCCATTCTGCTTTTAAACCATATTGGTTACCCCAGTTGATTAACTTATCAATGTCCGAGCAACCAACCTTTGTCACCGTATTGCATTGAGGAAAACGAGGGTCATACCAGTAATGTGTTATAAAAGATATTTGTCCAGAACGTACGCTTTCTTTCCACTCCTCTAGTTCACGTTTTTTTATTCCGAATGCCATTTACTTCACTTCCGATTTTTTTGCTTTTTCATATGCTTCATGCCAATCTGGATAAACTTTACGAATTTGTATTGGACGGAATGAATT from Cytobacillus luteolus includes the following:
- a CDS encoding HesB/YadR/YfhF family protein; translated protein: MELMVSDKAAKWYKDELNLQSGDGVRFFVRYGGFNSLQSGFSLGVSIEKPVESAIKVEEEGITFFVEEADIWYFDNHNLKVAFDEKKEEPEFEYIS